From Oryza sativa Japonica Group chromosome 4, ASM3414082v1, one genomic window encodes:
- the LOC9270874 gene encoding probable aquaporin PIP1-2, translating to MEGKEEDVRLGANKFSERQPIGTAAQGSDDKDYKEPPPAPLFEPGELKSWSFYRAGIAEFMATFLFLYITVLTVMGVNNSTSKCATVGIQGIAWSFGGMIFALVYCTAGISGGHINPAVTFGLFLARKLSLTRALFYMVMQCLGAICGAGVVKGFQKGLYETTGGGANVVAPGYTKGDGLGAEIVGTFILVYTVFSATDAKRNARDSHVPILAPLPIGFAVFLVHLATIPITGTGINPARSLGAAIIYNRGHAWDDHWIFWVGPFIGAALAAIYHQVVIRAIPFKSRS from the exons atggaggggaaggaggaggatgtCCGGCTGGGAGCCAACAAGTTCTCGGAGAGGCAGCCGATCGGCACGGCGGCGCAGGGCTCCGACGACAAGGACTAcaaggagccgccgccggcgccgctgttCGAGCCAGGGGAGCTCAAGTCGTGGTCCTTCTACCGCGCAGGGATCGCCGAGTTCATGGCCACCTTCCTCTTCCTTTACATCACCGTCCTCACCGTCATGGGGGTCAACAACTCCACCTCCAAGTGCGCCACCGTCGGCATCCAGGGCATCGCCTGGTCCTTCGGCGGCATGATCTTCGCCCTCGTCTACTGCACCGCCGGCATCTCCGGCGGCCACATCAACCCGGCCGTCACCTTCGGCCTCTTCCTCGCCAGGAAGCTGTCCCTCACCAGGGCCCTCTTCTACATGGTGATGCAGTGCCTCGGCGCCATCTGTGGCGCCGGCGTCGTCAAGGGCTTCCAGAAGGGCCTGTACgagaccaccggcggcggcgccaacgtCGTCGCGCCCGGCTACACCAAGGGCGACGGCCTCGGCGCCGAGATCGTCGGCACCTTCATCCTCGTCTACACCGTCTTCTCCGCCACCGACGCCAAGAGGAACGCCAGGGACTCCCACGTTCCG ATCCTTGCCCCACTGCCAATCGGGTTTGCGGTGTTCTTGGTTCACCTGGCCACCATCCCCATCACCGGCACCGGCATCAACCCAGCGAGGAGCCTTGGCGCTGCCATCATCTACAACAGGGGCCATGCCTGGGATGACCAT TGGATCTTCTGGGTTGGCCCCTTCATTGGCGCTGCCCTTGCTGCCATCTACCACCAGGTGGTCATCAGGGCAATTCCATTCAAGAGCAGGTCGTAA
- the LOC4336647 gene encoding mitogen-activated protein kinase kinase kinase YODA produces MPPWWGKSFSKDAKKTTKENLIDTFHRLISPNDQKGSTKSKRSCRRGNDSSVEKSCRSTTVSRPTSPSKEVSRCQSFSADRPHAHPLPIPGVRPPVTRTVSDITESKPILEKRGKPPLLLPLPKPNRPPRRHGNSEVVSEIVVASPSSNCSDSDDHGDSQLQSPVGNDAENATLVTLKNKSSNARKECPGPITAKNMKEIHRPANQVHGSHILSTSPRGVAADSYQSNLQNPRPLVLDSAPNSLMSSPSRSPRRICPDHIPTSAFWAVKPHTDVTFVGSGQCSSPGSGQTSGHNSVGGDMLAQLFWQPSRSSPECSPIPSPRMTSPGPSSRVHSGSVSPLHPRSGGMAPESPTNRHDDGKKKQTHKLPLPPLSISHSSFHPNNSTPTSPISVPRSPGRTENPPSPGSRWKKGKLIGRGTFGHVYVGFNSDSGEMCAMKEVTLFLDDPKSKESAKQLGQEISLLSRLQHPNIVQYYGSETVDDKLYIYLEYVSGGSIHKLLQEYGQLGEQAIRSYTQQILSGLAYLHAKNTVHRDIKGANILVDPSGRVKLADFGMAKHINGQQCPFSFKGSPYWMAPEVIKNSNGCNLAVDIWSLGCTVLEMATSKPPWSQYEGIAAMFKIGNSKELPPIPDHLSEPGKDFIRKCLQRDPSQRPTAMELLQHPFVQKAVSLEKSVLSEPLEHLAVISCRSSAKMAAHTRNISSLGLEGQTIYQRRGAKFSSKHSDIRIRSNISCPVSPCGSPLLKSRSPQHSNGRMSPSPISSPRTTSGTSTPLSGGNGAIPFNHLKQSTYSNEGFAIPSRSPDDLFASRPTDPDLGQFIRVHQVSQGLQERVVSEADILSPQFGKRLGNVFDLRDKLSPSERFTHHAFVDHVKLNPSLDLTSGSPHLGLKHGN; encoded by the exons ATGCCACCATGGTGGGGGAAGTCTTTCTCAAAAGATGCTAAGAAAACCACAAAAGAAAACCTCATCGATACATTTCATCGGTTGATAAGTCCAAATGATCAAAAGGGAAGCACGAAGTCGAAACGGAGTTGTAGACGTGGCAATGATTCATCTGTTGAAAAAAGCTGCCGATCTACCACAGTGTCACGTCCTACTTCACCGTCAAAAGAAGTTTCTCGCTGCCAAAGCTTTTCAGCTGATAGACCACATGCCCATCCCCTCCCTATTCCTGGAGTACGTCCTCCAGTGACTCGGACTGTTTCTGATATCACTGAATCAAAGCCCATATTGGAAAAACGTGGCAAGCCACCACTGCTTCTACCACTCCCTAAACCCAACCGGCCTCCGAGGAGGCATGGAAATAGTGAGGTTGTTTCAGAAATAGTGGTTGCTTCTCCCTCTAGTAACTGTTCTGATAGTGATGATCATGGGGATTCTCAGCTTCAGAGTCCTGTTGGAAATGATGCCGAAAATGCAACACTTGTTACTTTAAAGAACAAGTCAAG TAATGCGCGCAAAGAATGTCCTGGACCTATTACGGCAAAGAATATGAAGGAGATACACAGACCAGCTAATCAAGTACATGGTAGCCATATATTATCCACATCACCAAGGGGTGTCGCAGCTGACAGTTACCAATCCAATTTACAAAATCCCCGCCCATTAGTTCTGGATAGTGCTCCCAATAGTTTGATGTCAAGTCCTTCTAGAAGTCCAAGAAGAATATGTCCTGATCATATTCCAACTTCGGCCTTTTGGGCAGTGAAACCTCACACAGATGTAACTTTTGTTGGATCTGGTCAATGTTCCAGTCCAGGTTCAGGGCAAACATCTGGGCATAATTCTGTGGGTGGTGATATGCTAGCCCAGCTCTTTTGGCAGCCCAGCAGAAGTAGCCCAGAGTGTTCACCAATTCCAAGTCCAAGAATGACAAGTCCTGGCCCTAGTTCGAGGGTGCATAGTGGAAGTGTTTCACCATTGCATCCAAGGTCTGGAGGGATGGCCCCTGAATCTCCAACAAACCGTCATGATGATGGGAAGAAGAAGCAAACTCACAAACTTCCCCTACCACCACTGAGCATCTCTCACAGTTCATTTCATCCAAATAACTCCACTCCAACTAGTCCTATTTCAGTACCTCGCAGCCCTGGTAGAACTGAGAATCCACCAAGTCCTGGGTCACGATGGAAGAAGGGGAAGCTAATTGGCCGTGGAACATTTGGTCATGTATATGTTGGCTTTAACAG TGATAGTGGTGAAATGTGTGCGATGAAAGAAGTTACCCTATTCTTGGATGATCCTAAATCAAAGGAAAGTGCAAAGCAGTTGGGGCAG GAAATATCACTATTGAGCCGCCTACAGCATCCAAATATCGTACAATACTATGGATCAGAAACG GTTGATGATAAGCTTTATATATACTTGGAGTATGTATCTGGTGGATCTATCCATAAACTTCTACAAGAGTATGGACAGCTTGGTGAACAAGCAATACGCAGCTACACACAGCAGATACTTTCAGGGTTGGCTTATTTGCATGCGAAGAATACAGTCCATAG GGATATTAAAGGTGCAAATATACTAGTAGATCCTAGTGGTCGTGTTAAGCTTGCAGATTTTGGAATGGCAAAACAT ATCAATGGGCAGCAGTGTCCTTTCTCCTTTAAGGGTAGTCCATATTGGATGGCTCCAGAG GTTATAAAAAACTCAAATGGGTGCAACCTAGCTGTTGACATATGGAGTTTGGGATGCACTGTCCTGGAGATGGCTACATCGAAACCGCCATGGAGCCAGTATGAAGGG ATTGCTGCAATGTTCAAGATCGGAAATAGCAAGGAACTTCCACCAATACCAGATCACCTTTCAGAGCCAGGCAAGGACTTCATCAGAAAGTGCCTGCAACGTGATCCTTCTCAACGTCCCACTGCAATGGAGCTTTTGCAGCACCCATTTGTTCAAAAAGCAGTATCACTAGAGAAATCTGTTCTTTCTGAACCATTGGAACATTTGGCTGTTATATCTTGTAGATCGAGCGCCAAG ATGGCTGCGCATACAAGAAATATTTCCTCATTGGGATTGGAGGGTCAGACAATTTACCAGAGAAGAGGTGCAAAATTTTCTTCAAAACACAG TGATATCCGTATACGAAGCAATATATCTTGTCCAGTTTCTCCATGTGGAAGTCCTTTGCTAAAATCAAGGTCCCCACAACATTCCAATGGCAGAATGTCACCTTCTCCTATTTCAAGCCCCAGAACTACTTCAGGCACCTCCACGCCTCTGTCTGGTGGTAATGGTGCTATTCCTTTTAACCATCTGAAGCAATCAACCTACAGCAACGAGGGATTTGCAATCCCATCAAGAAGCCCGGATGATCTCTTTGCCAGCCGGCCTACAGATCCTGATCTTGGGCAATTTATTCGAGTGCATCAAGTCTCTCAGGGGCTTCAGGAGAGGGTGGTATCTGAAGCTGACATTCTAAGCCCTCAGTTTGGAAAGAGACTTGGAAATGTTTTTGATTTGCGTGATAAGCTGTCACCATCTGAACGTTTCACACATCATGCCTTTGTGGATCATGTGAAACTAAATCCTTCATTAGACTTGACGTCTGGATCTCCACACCTTGGACTCAAGCATGGTAACTAA